Proteins encoded within one genomic window of Actinoplanes octamycinicus:
- a CDS encoding YybH family protein — protein MHPEDLTRLFVERANAKDAEGLALLYEEDAVMAYPPGSETVGRAAIQKLWAELLPTMPAFEPETPLPTLISGDLALTSTPPRDGAGARAQVVRRQPDGSWLRVLDHPELGRA, from the coding sequence ATGCACCCGGAGGACTTGACCCGTTTGTTCGTCGAGCGCGCCAATGCGAAAGACGCCGAGGGCCTGGCCCTGCTGTATGAGGAGGATGCCGTGATGGCCTATCCGCCCGGCAGCGAAACGGTCGGCCGCGCCGCGATCCAGAAACTCTGGGCCGAGCTGCTGCCGACAATGCCGGCCTTCGAGCCCGAGACGCCGCTGCCCACGCTGATCAGCGGCGACCTGGCCCTCACCTCGACCCCGCCGAGAGACGGGGCCGGGGCTCGGGCACAGGTCGTCCGCCGACAGCCTGATGGTTCGTGGTTGCGGGTGCTCGACCACCCGGAGCTGGGCCGGGCCTGA
- a CDS encoding LysR family transcriptional regulator translates to MDLRQLEYFVAVAETGSFTRAAARVHITQSGVSAQIKALEHELGAELFDRSGRVARLTEAGAAALRHARAALDSTLDLRDAIDDVKGLVRGRLTIGMVTGCEVAPLFDALAAFHHEHPGIELELAEANSDHLVAGVRTGSLDVALAGLAGEPPDQLKSRVIVSERLVALTAPGSELAMRGSVTVTALTAYETICLPVGTGIRDVLDKAFAGRTGLRPEVALVATSPDTVAGLARRGLGVAVLSESMAAAHPDLVSIPIDGIDIPALLALVWQDRTSPALSAFIRHCDAAFG, encoded by the coding sequence ATGGATCTGCGGCAGTTGGAGTACTTCGTCGCGGTCGCCGAGACCGGCAGCTTCACCCGCGCCGCGGCCCGGGTGCACATCACCCAGTCCGGGGTGAGCGCCCAGATCAAGGCGCTGGAGCACGAGCTGGGCGCGGAGCTCTTCGACCGCAGCGGCCGGGTCGCCCGGCTCACCGAGGCGGGCGCCGCGGCGCTGCGGCACGCCCGGGCCGCGCTCGACTCCACCCTCGACCTGCGCGACGCGATCGACGACGTCAAAGGGCTGGTCCGGGGCCGGCTCACCATCGGGATGGTGACCGGGTGCGAGGTGGCGCCGCTGTTCGACGCGCTCGCCGCGTTCCATCACGAGCATCCGGGGATCGAGCTGGAGCTGGCCGAGGCGAACTCGGATCACCTGGTCGCCGGGGTGCGCACCGGCAGCCTCGACGTCGCCCTGGCCGGGCTGGCCGGCGAGCCACCGGACCAGCTGAAATCCCGGGTCATCGTGAGCGAGCGCCTGGTGGCGCTGACCGCGCCGGGCAGCGAGCTGGCGATGCGAGGCAGCGTCACGGTCACCGCGCTCACGGCGTACGAAACAATCTGTCTGCCCGTCGGGACCGGCATCCGTGACGTGCTCGACAAGGCCTTCGCCGGGCGGACCGGACTGCGACCGGAGGTCGCGCTCGTCGCCACCTCGCCGGACACCGTGGCCGGCCTGGCCCGGCGCGGTCTGGGCGTCGCGGTGCTCAGCGAGTCGATGGCCGCCGCGCACCCGGACCTGGTCAGCATCCCGATCGACGGGATCGACATCCCGGCCCTGCTGGCGCTGGTCTGGCAGGACCGGACAAGTCCGGCTCTGTCCGCCTTCATCCGCCACTGCGACGCCGCCTTCGGCTGA